The DNA segment CGCTGCCGGTGATGGAAAGCGTGGGACGCCGCAAGAGTGGCAGCCAAAGGGTCGCTCGAAAGCAATCGTTTCCAGCGATCAACAATCGATTCCTTCGCCGATCCTAGATTCGACATCTTCACAGGATTCCGAGCAAGCCGTTCCATACGTTTACGAATCAAATGAAATCGATCCTTATGGAATGGGTTCCCCCGTCGAGGAATCGTTTAATCCTGCAGCGGCACAGCAGATGGCCAATGAAATGGCTGCGGCGATGCTGCCTCCTGAGTGGCCCGATCCTACCGGGTTGATTCCCGATCCGCCGCTGCCGGTACGACCCGTCAGTGAACCGCAGCATGAACCGGTACTAAGCCACACTCGTTTGTACGATGGTGCGGACAGTGAATTCACCGAAAGGCTAGCAAATCACGTCTCTGTGTCGGATGAAAAACGTTCGACCGGTTGGCAGGCGTACCTGAGAAGAAGTGACGATTTCATCCGATTTTGCTGCCGCTTGCATCTGACAGAAATGCTTGAAGCACGTGGTGGGGCCGAACAGAGCGATCTGATTTTGCGTTGGCCGATTAGCCGATATGAATCTCAGTGACGAAACCCAAGGGGTGGTTTCGCACGAGTGCCAATAGCATATAGGCTTACCAAGGATGGACAGCGAAATCAACGTACTCGCCTTGGTCAAAGGTGAAGAGCGTTTCATGTTTATGTTCGACGATCATAATCGCGACGAAACGCTGCGAACATTGGCCCGCTTTGCAGCCGACCCGGACCTGGATTTTTCCTGGTACGACGCTGCGATGCTTAGCCGCAAGATCCGCGACGCCGTTCCCGCTCCACAGCCGGTAGCACACACGACGCGCATCGACGCAAGCCTCCGAGGCCGAGACTAATATGCGGCGAGCGGTGGGACAATTCCTGCGTTACCTAGCGACCGAACGCAACGCTTCAGAATTGACGACCAAAGCTTATCGTGAAGATTTGCTGGGGTTGGTTGATTGGCTGGAGAACACTCATGGAGCTCCGCCAAAGGTCGACCAGCTTACCCCGCAAGACCTTCGTGGTTTCCAGGCAGCTCTGCAACAAGCCGATTACGCCCGTAGTACGATCTCGCGTAAATTGGCTTCAATGCGGAGTTTCTACAAGTTTGCCCAGCGGCAAGGTTTAGCGACATCCAACCCAGCCAAACCGCTGCGCAATCCCCGACGCCAACGCAAACTTCCGCTGGTCCTTTCCAATTCGGAAATGGGAAAACTGCTGCAAACTCCGCCGGGCGGAAACGTCGCAGGACTGCGGGACCGAGCCATCCTGGAAACGATGTACAGCGCAGGGCTGCGTGTCAGTGAACTGGTCGGGCTATGCGACGGGGACTTAGACACCGCCGAACAAATCATCATGGTTCGGGGAAAGGGCCGCAAAGAACGTATTGCTCCGCTGGGCTCCTTCGCGATTCGCGCCATTGATCGCTACCGAAGCCTCCGTGTCCATGATCCCAGCGAGGCGGCCAATGGAGTCGCAGCAGCGGTCTTTCTAAATCGCTTCGGCCGACGTTTAACGACGCGAAGTGTCGGGCGGATGTTAGAAAAACATATCGCAGCGGCCGGGCTGGATTCACGGACCAGCCCGCACACGCTGCGGCATAGTTTTGCCACGCACCTACTGGATCGCGGCGCGGACATTCGCAGCGTGCAAGAATTGCTGGGACACAAGAGCCTCGCAACGACTCAGATCTACACGCACGTCAGCACTGCCAACCTGCGAGCGATCTACGAAACAGCACACCCGAGAGCGAAGTAGTCATCACCAGCGGCGACGCTTTAAACCGTCAACTCTCTTATCAGTTCGTCGATGACGGTGTCGGGGCGAACCGATTCGGCTTGCCCTTCAAAATTCATCAAAATTCGATGACGGAGGGCGGCGTGTGCCACCGCAGCAATATCTTCTCGAGCGACATGGAAACGACCGTCTAGGATCGCTTGAATCTTGGCCGCCAACAAGACCGCCTGCGCCCCGCGAGGGCTGCTGCCATACCGCACGAACCGCTTCACCAGCGGAGTCGCCAGTTCGTGTTCCGGGTGACTGCCCATCACAATTTCAATCGCGTAACGGCGAATCGAATCGGCGATGGGAACCTGACGCGCCAGTCGATTCATATCCAGAATCCGCTGCTGCGAAAGAAGCTTTTCCGCCTTCTGGGACTCGGTTCGCGTCGTTCGATCCATGATCAATTCCATTTCCGCGGTCGTTGGAAACGGGACCATTAACTTGAAAAGAAATCGATCCAACTGAGCTTCCGGCAGCGGATAGGTCCCTTCCATCTCAAGCGGGTTCTGCGTGGCCAGCACAAAGAACAATCCGTCCAGCATGTGCGAAATCCCGCTGACCGTCACACTATGCTCCTGCATCGCTTCCAGCAATGCTGACTGCGTTTTAGGAGTGGCCCGGTTGATTTCATCCGCCAAGACGACATTGGCAAACACGGGGCCTTTTTCGAATTGGAACTTCTTCGAACCGTCGGCCGCTTCGACAAGCACATTGGTTCCCAAGAGATCCGCAGGCATCAAATCAGGCGTGAACTGAATCCGCGAAAACTGAGAATCCAACACATCCGCCAGCGTCCGAACCAGCAGCGTTTTCCCTAGCCCTGGGACTCCCTCAAGCAAAACATGTCCCCCGGCGATCAAACCGACCAATACACTTTCAACGGTCTCTTGCTGGCCAACAATCACTTTGCCAACTTCGTCACGAAGACGGCTAAAATCTTGGCGAAAGTCTTGAAAC comes from the Roseimaritima multifibrata genome and includes:
- the xerC gene encoding tyrosine recombinase XerC codes for the protein MRRAVGQFLRYLATERNASELTTKAYREDLLGLVDWLENTHGAPPKVDQLTPQDLRGFQAALQQADYARSTISRKLASMRSFYKFAQRQGLATSNPAKPLRNPRRQRKLPLVLSNSEMGKLLQTPPGGNVAGLRDRAILETMYSAGLRVSELVGLCDGDLDTAEQIIMVRGKGRKERIAPLGSFAIRAIDRYRSLRVHDPSEAANGVAAAVFLNRFGRRLTTRSVGRMLEKHIAAAGLDSRTSPHTLRHSFATHLLDRGADIRSVQELLGHKSLATTQIYTHVSTANLRAIYETAHPRAK
- a CDS encoding AAA family ATPase gives rise to the protein MNDADVSESLRGAFQDFRQDFSRLRDEVGKVIVGQQETVESVLVGLIAGGHVLLEGVPGLGKTLLVRTLADVLDSQFSRIQFTPDLMPADLLGTNVLVEAADGSKKFQFEKGPVFANVVLADEINRATPKTQSALLEAMQEHSVTVSGISHMLDGLFFVLATQNPLEMEGTYPLPEAQLDRFLFKLMVPFPTTAEMELIMDRTTRTESQKAEKLLSQQRILDMNRLARQVPIADSIRRYAIEIVMGSHPEHELATPLVKRFVRYGSSPRGAQAVLLAAKIQAILDGRFHVAREDIAAVAHAALRHRILMNFEGQAESVRPDTVIDELIRELTV